The Leptospira sp. WS39.C2 genome contains a region encoding:
- a CDS encoding ATP-dependent Clp protease adaptor ClpS, producing MSETKRKSYTDFNVELLEKEKQKKQLKKPDRYKVILVNDDYTPQEFVVYVLTIVFRRSMEESRQIMWKAHTEGTAVCGVYSLDIARTKVGEVHKLADDAGHPLQCQLAKEE from the coding sequence ATGTCAGAAACAAAACGGAAGTCGTATACTGATTTTAATGTTGAACTTTTAGAAAAAGAAAAGCAGAAAAAACAATTAAAAAAACCGGATCGTTATAAGGTGATTTTGGTCAATGACGACTACACTCCTCAGGAATTTGTGGTGTATGTTTTGACCATAGTTTTTCGGAGATCAATGGAAGAATCTCGTCAAATAATGTGGAAGGCCCATACGGAAGGAACAGCCGTATGTGGTGTGTATTCACTTGATATCGCACGAACAAAGGTAGGCGAAGTACACAAACTAGCAGACGATGCTGGCCACCCATTACAATGCCAATTGGCAAAGGAGGAATGA